A single region of the Pelobates fuscus isolate aPelFus1 chromosome 4, aPelFus1.pri, whole genome shotgun sequence genome encodes:
- the LOC134608444 gene encoding RNA-binding protein 12-like, with translation MTVFVRLRGLPVVANSMDVRQFFFGLSIPRGGVYIIGGVYGEAFITFGSFEDARCALNLSGRPLKNSIVHLSLSSEAEMRYAFEINRITANQPMQSIPYPGFGNGADRNGIHPYSRLRSEERAGPSYLYLHSLPLKATKVEIKEYFKELYVEDVIFLKFQNGVRNGNAVVKFSRSNDAIEALQRPRLFMGSCQINMMVSDELEWIRAGGIRKKELSPRRSLSSGRKRSRSRSPVRKRRHAVYTNEFYVHLVHLPTSAAKKDVQQHFSFASLSESQITFLTDKSGKRTREGFVMFKCGRDYKRALDLHKEPFLGRSLSIYSIPKRAMQDLLSHKEGKSSNSRERSAQIDFPRRNAKESPSWKANCVYLRNFSFDVTKADVQKFLTGFTVKEEDIFVLVDDKGVGLGEALVKFETEKEAASVGKLHREKYNGTEILLRCITEEQMKAFGAGNRKLKDAGEAIATDAAAGEPATDAAAGAIATDTAAGEPATDTAAGAIATDTAAGEPATDTAAGEPATDTAAGEPATDTAAGEPATDTTAGEPATDTAAGEPATDTAAGEPATDPEEIESMEVTTDTQVPSPDLSQMVAPSDVTNIEDESACEVDNNETNAKESLEEEGTCENSHDGKQNETTVFIRNVPNTVTVPEIQDFFVAYKVFSVNLTQIDTGTATVCLQTYEEALCAVNELDNRPIGNNTVTLSLV, from the coding sequence ATGACGGTATTTGTCCGGTTACGTGGGCTTCCTGTTGTGGCAAATTCTATGGATGTTCGACAATTCTTTTTTGGACTGAGCATCCCCAGAGGTGGTGTTTATATAATTGGTGGAGTATATGGTGAGGCTTTTATTACCTTTGGAAGTTTTGAAGATGCTCGGTGTGCCCTAAACCTTTCTGGCCGACCATTAAAAAATTCTATTGTTCACCTCTCACTCAGCAGTGAAGCCGAAATGAGATACGCTTTTGAAATAAACCGAATAACTGCAAATCAGCCTATGCAAAGCATTCCATACCCAGGCTTTGGTAACGGAGCAGATAGAAATGGGATCCATCCATATTCTCGTTTAAGAAGTGAAGAAAGGGCTGGGccttcatatttatatttacattcgTTGCCACTTAAAGCTACAAAAGTTGAAATCAAAGAATATTTTAAGGAACTTTATGTTGAAGATGTAATTTTCTTAAAATTTCAAAATGGTGTTCGAAATGGAAATGCTGTGGTAAAATTTAGTAGGAGTAATGATGCCATAGAAGCACTTCAACGGCCGAGGCTTTTCATGGGTTCATGTCAAATTAATATGATGGTATCAGATGAGCTTGAGTGGATCAGAGCTGGTGGAATTCGTAAAAAAGAGCTTTCTCCACGCAGGTCTCTAAGTTCTGGAAGAAAGCGGTCCCGTTCCAGATCTCCAGTGAGAAAGAGACGTCATGCTGTATACACTAATGAGTTTTATGTGCATCTTGTACACCTGCCTACCAGTGCTGCGAAAAAAGATGTGCAGCAGCATTTCTCTTTTGCTAGTCTTTCAGAGTCCCAAATTACATTCCTAACTGATAAATCGGGGAAAAGGACAAGAGAAGGTTTTGTGATGTTCAAATGTGGAAGGGATTATAAAAGAGCTCTTGATTTGCACAAGGAACCATTTTTGGGACGATCCTTATCTATATATTCTATCCCTAAAAGAGCTATGCAAGACTTATTATCCCACAAAGAGGGCAAATCTTCCAACTCTAGGGAGCGCTCAGCTCAAATAGATTTTCCTAGAAGAAATGCTAAAGAGTCTCCCAGTTGGAAAGCAAACTGTGTATATTTACGGAacttttcatttgatgtaaccaAAGCAGATGTTCAGAAATTTTTGACTGGGTTCACAGTAAAGGAAGAAGATATTTTTGTGTTAGTTGATGATAAAGGAGTTGGTCTAGGGGAAGCCCTAGTAAAGTTTGAAACCGAAAAGGAAGCCGCTAGTGTTGGAAAACTCCACCGTGAAAAGTACAATGGTACAGAAATCCTGTTAAGATGCATCACTGAAGAACAGATGAAAGCTTTTGGAGCAGGCAACAGAAAGCTGAAAGATGCAGGGGAGGCGATTGCTACGGACGCCGCAGCGGGGGAGCCTGCCACAGACGCCGCAGCGGGGGCGATTGCTACGGACACCGCAGCGGGGGAGCCTGCCACAGACACCGCCGCGGGGGCGATTGCTACGGACACCGCCGCGGGGGAGCCTGCTACGGACACCGCCGCGGGGGAGCCTGCTACGGACACCGCAGCGGGGGAGCCTGCTACGGACACCGCAGCGGGGGAGCCTGCTACGGACACCACAGCGGGGGAGCCTGCTACGGACACCGCAGCGGGGGAGCCTGCTACGGACACCGCAGCGGGGGAGCCTGCTACGGACCCAGAAGAAATTGAATCCATGGAGGTAACCACAGATACTCAAGTACCTTCACCAGACCTTTCTCAGATGGTCGCTCCATCTGACGTAACAAATATTGAGGATGAATCCGCTTGTGAAGTAGATAATAATGAAACAAATGCTAAAGAATCTTTAGAGGAAGAAGGAACCTGTGAGAATAGTCATGATGGAAAACAAAATGAAACCACTGTATTTATTCGAAATGTGCCCAATACTGTAACTGTTCCTGAAATTCAGGATTTCTTTGTTGCTTACAAAGTCTTCTCTGTTAACCTTACCCAGATTGATACAGGGACTGCCACAGTATGTCTACAAACATATGAGGAAGCGCTGTGTGCTGTGAATGAACTTGATAATCGACCAATTGGCAACAATACAGTGACTCTTAGTTTAGTTTAA